CTTTATCGAATCTTTTCTCTTCACTTTTCTCTTTTACGAAGGCCCGGATAACACGTATACCCATTAATTTTTCACGTAAAACCCGGTTTACATTATCAAGTTTTATTTGCATGCTTTTAAAAAGTGGTATTGCCTTACGCATTAGAAAAAATACAACAATTCCCATCAATGGGATTATCACTATAAGAGATGTAGAAAGGACAACGTCTTGACGAATGGCCATAATAGCACCGCCTATAGCCATTATAGGTGCAAGAATTATCACGTTCAACATTATTAATACTAACATCTGAATTTGGTATACATCATTTGTGTTTCTCGTTATCAGCGATGCGGTTCCAAACTTGTCTATATCCGTCTGAGAGAAATTGAGCACCTTATAATAAAGATCTTTGCGTAAGTCATGTGCAAATTTGGCAGAGATTCTGGAGGCAAAAAATGTTGCTCCTACAGCAGCTCCAAAGAGTAATAGGGAAAATAACAACATCTTTCCACCTTCTTGCATTATATAAGGTAGGTCTCCTTTGGCAACACCATTGTTGATAATATTTGCATTTAAATTTGGAAGGTATAAGTTTGAGACAGCTTGGACGGTGAGTAACACCAATGCAAAAATTACTTCTTTATAATACTGTTTTAAATATTTGCTTAATATGGTTCTCATCCTTGATCTTCTCCCTTTTGTAAATGTTTTGACAGGTTGTTGGATATTTTTTTTAGTAACTCGTTAAACGTATTGAGCTCTTGATCTGATAACCCTTCAAAACTGTATCTCACGATCTTTGAAAATGATGTTTTTAAATTTTTTATTTCTTCTTCTCCTTTTTCCGTTAAAAACATTTGAAGAGTGCGCATGTCAGCAGGATTGGATTTGCGGAATATGAGCCCTATTTTCTCCAACCTTTTAAGAATCAATGAAACG
The genomic region above belongs to Petrotoga olearia DSM 13574 and contains:
- a CDS encoding MarR family winged helix-turn-helix transcriptional regulator — encoded protein: MKDKTLCDENFLFDELNPSTINVVQQFFQVMNLQRQLNFKIMAEKDVYPGQGVCLWHIWKNPGISQTNLAKLMNVAPPTVSLILKRLEKIGLIFRKSNPADMRTLQMFLTEKGEEEIKNLKTSFSKIVRYSFEGLSDQELNTFNELLKKISNNLSKHLQKGEDQG